GGGCGGGCGCTTGGCGACCGACTCGATTGGCTATTACCTGAGCAGCATTGGACGAGTTCCATTGCTCACTGCGGCTGAAGAAATCGAACTTGCACATCATGTGCAAGCCATGAAGGAACTGCTGGAGATTGCCGAAGAGGATCGCACTCCCAGGCAACGTCACCGCATCCGCATGGGTAAGCGTGCCCGGGATCGGATGATGGCCGCCAATCTCCGCCTGGTCGTGAGCGTTGCCAAGAAGTATCAGAACCAGGGCCTGGAGCTGCTCGATCTGGTTCAGGAAGGAGCCATCGGCCTGGAGCGAGCGGTTGACAAGTTCGACCCGGCCATGGGCTACAAGTTTTCGACCTATGCCTACTGGTGGATTCGCCAGGGCATGACTCGCGCGATTGACAACAGCGCACGCACCATTCGCCTGCCGATTCACATCAGTGAAAAGCTCTCCAAGATGCGCCGCATCACACGTGAGCTCTCCCACCGCTTCGGTCGTCAGCCGAATCGACTGGAACTGGCGAACGCGATGGGAATCGAACCACGCGATCTCGAAGACCTCATCGCCCAGAGTGCGCCCTGTGCATCCCTTGATGCCCATGCCCGTGGCGAAGAAGATCGCAGCACGCTCGGCGAACTGATTCCGGACCCCAATGGTGCTGAGCCAATGGAGGGAATGGATCGCAGCATTCAGAAGGAGCACCTGGGAGGGTGGCTCTCTCAGCTGAATGAGCGAGAGCAAAAAATCCTCAAATTGCGCTTCGGACTGGATGGAGCCGAGCCACTGACACTTGCCGAAATCGGACGTCAGATCAATGTGTCGCGTGAGCGGGTGCGACAGCTGGAAGCCAAGGCCATCTTGAAGTTGCGTGTCATGACCAACCATCAGCAGGCAGCCTGAGTTTTTGCTCTCGTCCCTGCTGATCATCGGAATCTGGATGCTGCTGGTGCTCTCAGCAGCTGTGATCTGTCGGAAGCAATGGCCGGACCAACAAGAACTCAGTCGCAAGATCGTGCACATCGGCACCGGTCCAATTGTTGTTCTGGCTTGGTGGCTCTCAATTCCAGCATCGATTGCTGTGCCAGTGGCCCTCACGGTCACCGTGATCACAGCTGTCAATCGCCGCTTGCAACTCCTACCTGCAGTTGAGGATATTGACCGCAACAGCTACGGAACCGTGGCGTATGGACTGGCGATCAGTCTGCTACTGATCCTATTCTGGCCCGACCAAGCGGTTGCAGTTTGCGCCGGAGTGCTGGTGATGGCCTTTGCCGACGGGCTTGCGGGGCTTATTGGCCGTGGCATGACATCTCCCAGCTGGACCGTGTGGCAACAGCGAAAATCCGTCGCTGGCACCCTCACGATGGGCTTGGTCACCGCCTTGGTGTTGCTTCCGCTGGTGCTGATCAGCGAGAGTCCCTTGCACCCTCTGCGGCTGATCGCTGTCTGTGCTCTGGCCGTCGGCCTGGAGCAATTGGGACGCTGGGGAATCGACAATCTCAGTGTGCCGATGGCGGTAGGCCTGAGCTGGACGTGGATGACCGTTTAAGCGGCCTCCACCTCACTCACAGCTCAGGACACCGGTATTGCGGATGCAGGAATGCCGGCTTTGCTCACGGATTCAGCCAGTTCAGCCAGCAACTCAGCCGTTGATTCAATACTGATGCAGGCATCGGTGACACTCTGCCCGTAGGTGAGTGAGGAGCGATCAGCACTGATCTTCTGATTGCCTTCAACCAGATGGCTTTCCAGCATCACACCCATCACATGGGTTGATCCCTTCTGGACTTGAGCAGCCACAGCCCTGAGAACCTCCCCCTGGCGGCGATAGTCCTTGTTGGAATTGGCATGACTGCAGTCGACCATCAAACGATCCGGCAGGCCAGCTGCAGCCAGTTCCGCGGATGCCTCCTGAATCGCTTCCAAGTGATAGTTGCTGCCGCTGTTGCCTCCTCTCAACACCAGATGACCATCCGGATTACCGGTAGTGCTCACAATGGAGGCGTGCCCCTGGCAGTTGATCCCCAGAAAGTGATGGGGACTCGAGGCTGACTGCATCGCATTGATCGCGATGGTGGCACTGCCATCGGTGCCGTTCTTGTAGCCAACGGGCATGGAAAGTCCTGAGGCCATTTCTCTGTGGGTCTGACTCTCTGTGGTGCGGGCACCGATGGCAGCCCAGCTGATCAGGTCGGCGATGTACTGCGGAACCACAGGGTCGAGGAGTTCCGTCGCAGTAGGCATGCCGTCACGAGCGAGATCCAGCAGCAGTGAACGCGCCAGACGCAGGCCCGTGTTGATGTCGTAGGAACCGTCGAGATGGGGATCGTTGATCAATCCTTTCCAGCCCACTGTCGTTCGGGGCTTCTCGAAGTACACCCGCATCACGATCTCAAGCTCCCCAGCATGACGGGCCCTCAGGGGCGCGAGCTGGCGGGCGTAATCCAGGGCCGCATCCACATCGTGCACCGAACAGGGCCCAACGACCACCAGCAAGCGATGGTCCTGGCCCCGGAGAATGGCCTGAATGCGATGTCTGGCGCTGGCAACGGTTTCTGTGGCCCTGGCATCCGTGGGTAGATCACCCTGCAGCAAGGCGGGAGGGACCAGTGGTCGGGTCTCCACCACATGCAGATCGTGAGTGGTGGTCATGCCCCGACTGATCAGTGGCTTCAGGTTACGCAAGCTTGTTCAGAGCGCATGCCGTCGGCACGGAACGGTGACGCAGGAGAATGAAGTGCGTTTGCCGTTCCTGCGCCGATTCCGATGCTGAGCACCTACCGCGAGAACGCTGCAGAACGCCTGGCCCAGGGGATCCCAGCGCTGCCACTCGATGCCAGCCAGACCCAAGCGCTCACCGAGCTGCTGCAGGACCCGCCTGCCGGGGAAGAGCAGGAACTGCTGCATCTGCTGAGTGAACGCATTCCACCTGGGGTGGATGAAGCCGCCTACGTGAAGGCAACTTGGCTGAGTGCTGTGGCGCAGGGCGAAGCGACCAGCCCATTGGTATCACCGCTCGAAGCGATCCGCCTGCTGGGAACGATGGTGGGGGGCTACAACGTGGCCGCCCTGATTGAGCTGCTCAAACACAGCAATGAGGAGCTGGCTGGATGTGCCGCTGAGGGCCTCAGCCGCACCTTGCTCGTGTACGACGCCTTCAACGAACTGATGGAGCTGGCGGCAGACAACCGCTTCGCCAAACAGGTGGTGGACAGCTGGGCAGCTGCGGAGTGGTTCACCTCCAAACCGGAGCTGGCTGAATCCATCACCGTGACCGTCTTCAAGATCGAAGGCGAAACCAACACCGACGATCTGTCTCCGGCAACCCATGCCACGACCCGTCCGGACATTCCCATGCATGCCCTGGCGATGCTGGAGACCCGAGACCCTGACGGCCTTCAGACGATCACAACACTGAAACAAGGTGAGCATCCCGTTGTTTACGTAGGAGATGTTGTTGGTACGGGAAGCTCACGCAAGAGCGCCATCAACTCGGTGCTCTGGCATACGGGTGAAGACATTCCCCACGTGCCGAACAAACGGGCCGGCGGAGTGATTCTGGGCGGCAAGATCGCCCCAATCTTCTTCAACACTGCGGAAGACTCGGGTGCACTGCCGATCGAATGTGATGTGACCGGTCTGAACACCGGTGATGTGATCACCATTCGCCCCTACCAAGGCACGATCGAACGGGATGGTGAGCTGGTGAGCCGCTTCGAACTCAAGCCAGCCACGATCAGTGATGAGGTGCGCGCCGGTGGCCGCATTCCATTGATGATCGGCCGGGCCCTCACCGACAAGGTGCGCGCCAAGCTTGGTTTGCCCCCTTCCGAACTGTTCATCCGCCCCAGCGCTCCGGAGGACACCGGCAAGGGATTCACCCTCGCGCAGAAAATGGTGGGCAAGGCCTGCGGCCTCACGGGTGTGCGCCCCGGCACCAGTTGCGAGCCGCTGATGACCACGGTCGGATCCCAGGACACGACCGGGCCGATGACCCGTGACGAAATGAAGGAGCTGGCCTGTCTGGGCTTCTCCTCCGACCTGGTGATGCAGAGCTTCTGCCACACCGCGGCCTATCCCAAGCCTGTGGATCTTCAGACCCAGAAGGACTTGCCCGACTTCTTCGCTCAGCGCGGCGGCGTTGCGCTGCGGCCCGGCGATGGCATCATCCACAGCTGGCTGAACCGCATGCTGCTGCCCGACACGGTGGGCACCGGTGGTGACAGCCACACCCGCTTTCCTCTCGGCATCTCCTTCCCGGCCGGGTCAGGACTAGTGGCCTTCGCTGCGGCCATTGGCGCCATGCCCCTCGACATGCCGGAGTCGGTGCTGGTCCGATTCAGCGGCTCCCTGCAGCCCGGAGTGACCCTGCGCGACGTGGTGAACGCCATTCCCTGGGTCGCCATTCAACGCGGCCTGCTGACGGTCGAGAAAGCCAACAAAAAGAATCTGTTCAATGGCCGGATCATGGAGATTGAAGGCCTCCCTGATCTGAAGCTTGAGCAGGCTTTCGAACTCACCGACGCCAGCGCCGAGCGCTCCTGTGCCGGCTGCACGATCAAGCTCTCCGAGGAAACGGTGAGCGAATACCTGCGCAGCAACGTGGCCCTGCTCAAGAACATGATTGCCCGCGGCTACAGCGATGCGCGCACCCTGGCCCGCCGCATCAAGGAGATGGAGGCATGGCTGTCCAATCCCCAGCTGCTCAGCGCTGACGCCGATGCCGAGTACGCCGAAGTGCTGGAGATCAACCTCGATGAACTCAGCGAACCCGTTTTGGCCTGCCCGAACGATCCCGACAATGTGAAGCTGCTCAGCGAGGTGGCTGGAGCTCCGGTGCAGGAGGTGTTCATCGGCTCCTGCATGACCAACATCGGCCATTACCGGGCCGCAGCCAAGGTGCTCGAGGGAGCCGGTGAGAACAAAGCGCGACTCTGG
Above is a window of Synechococcus sp. BIOS-E4-1 DNA encoding:
- a CDS encoding 3-deoxy-7-phosphoheptulonate synthase, whose amino-acid sequence is MTTTHDLHVVETRPLVPPALLQGDLPTDARATETVASARHRIQAILRGQDHRLLVVVGPCSVHDVDAALDYARQLAPLRARHAGELEIVMRVYFEKPRTTVGWKGLINDPHLDGSYDINTGLRLARSLLLDLARDGMPTATELLDPVVPQYIADLISWAAIGARTTESQTHREMASGLSMPVGYKNGTDGSATIAINAMQSASSPHHFLGINCQGHASIVSTTGNPDGHLVLRGGNSGSNYHLEAIQEASAELAAAGLPDRLMVDCSHANSNKDYRRQGEVLRAVAAQVQKGSTHVMGVMLESHLVEGNQKISADRSSLTYGQSVTDACISIESTAELLAELAESVSKAGIPASAIPVS
- the acnB gene encoding bifunctional aconitate hydratase 2/2-methylisocitrate dehydratase; translated protein: MLSTYRENAAERLAQGIPALPLDASQTQALTELLQDPPAGEEQELLHLLSERIPPGVDEAAYVKATWLSAVAQGEATSPLVSPLEAIRLLGTMVGGYNVAALIELLKHSNEELAGCAAEGLSRTLLVYDAFNELMELAADNRFAKQVVDSWAAAEWFTSKPELAESITVTVFKIEGETNTDDLSPATHATTRPDIPMHALAMLETRDPDGLQTITTLKQGEHPVVYVGDVVGTGSSRKSAINSVLWHTGEDIPHVPNKRAGGVILGGKIAPIFFNTAEDSGALPIECDVTGLNTGDVITIRPYQGTIERDGELVSRFELKPATISDEVRAGGRIPLMIGRALTDKVRAKLGLPPSELFIRPSAPEDTGKGFTLAQKMVGKACGLTGVRPGTSCEPLMTTVGSQDTTGPMTRDEMKELACLGFSSDLVMQSFCHTAAYPKPVDLQTQKDLPDFFAQRGGVALRPGDGIIHSWLNRMLLPDTVGTGGDSHTRFPLGISFPAGSGLVAFAAAIGAMPLDMPESVLVRFSGSLQPGVTLRDVVNAIPWVAIQRGLLTVEKANKKNLFNGRIMEIEGLPDLKLEQAFELTDASAERSCAGCTIKLSEETVSEYLRSNVALLKNMIARGYSDARTLARRIKEMEAWLSNPQLLSADADAEYAEVLEINLDELSEPVLACPNDPDNVKLLSEVAGAPVQEVFIGSCMTNIGHYRAAAKVLEGAGENKARLWVCPPTRMDEETLKTEGYYATFEAAGSRMEMPGCSLCMGNQARVEDDTTVFSTSTRNFNNRLGKGAQVYLGSAELAAVCAQLGRIPTADEYRSIAAEKIDPLSDELYRYLNFDQISGFEDQGRVVSADEEAQMLAGA
- a CDS encoding RpoD/SigA family RNA polymerase sigma factor, with the protein product MGIPLESEGVTQKVASSEPVLPTTGRRDNSARSRSTSNRSTRQGGRLATDSIGYYLSSIGRVPLLTAAEEIELAHHVQAMKELLEIAEEDRTPRQRHRIRMGKRARDRMMAANLRLVVSVAKKYQNQGLELLDLVQEGAIGLERAVDKFDPAMGYKFSTYAYWWIRQGMTRAIDNSARTIRLPIHISEKLSKMRRITRELSHRFGRQPNRLELANAMGIEPRDLEDLIAQSAPCASLDAHARGEEDRSTLGELIPDPNGAEPMEGMDRSIQKEHLGGWLSQLNEREQKILKLRFGLDGAEPLTLAEIGRQINVSRERVRQLEAKAILKLRVMTNHQQAA
- a CDS encoding diacylglycerol/polyprenol kinase family protein, whose protein sequence is MLSSLLIIGIWMLLVLSAAVICRKQWPDQQELSRKIVHIGTGPIVVLAWWLSIPASIAVPVALTVTVITAVNRRLQLLPAVEDIDRNSYGTVAYGLAISLLLILFWPDQAVAVCAGVLVMAFADGLAGLIGRGMTSPSWTVWQQRKSVAGTLTMGLVTALVLLPLVLISESPLHPLRLIAVCALAVGLEQLGRWGIDNLSVPMAVGLSWTWMTV